A portion of the Macrobrachium nipponense isolate FS-2020 chromosome 12, ASM1510439v2, whole genome shotgun sequence genome contains these proteins:
- the LOC135225017 gene encoding trichohyalin-like produces the protein MKTLLAPGTNAFRARIQRPFEKLSMETARVYGYNASFIMFATYCFLLLVLCFLCCDMYASICEDCVTLFGSQRINVGVQEIIPSYNIADSRTPEIFEEQPSSIDAPRFALAIPGMALLAGLALAAFCCYQIKGTRVDDLEEIVSLEDSMETEGNDDSEDDAEFDNDDDLDTEIDDNEDSLELEDEEDIDLDNDADLHPEMDDEARLEDSLELKEIYDTEDDLSTETDEEMRPDEDLDNCEVAVTQMEHLWKDAQQEIELFRKQLLERDLLLEKKEDEGKEMKSHFEKEINERDEKVFNLLQQDEQFRGEKYLLEQDLRLALDQLETTERTKKEQTSKINSLENHLQEKDLLLKRRNVEESEMRRLFQQEMAKKERDLEATLQKETELSLKLKESENTNELLDLENEEFCMMTEELRNILAEKEKEVHLLKESLAFKTKELEEGQEQREIIERRVKEVEDDNSTLREKLRIAEAENVNIQQILGDELQAIKNWVAELGRENVKNKEELEGKELKIMLLEESLKQKETILQDAFHHWKDIEKLLEGAMEKETEMEASLTTLEAELQKRNLQIEDFLTREEKSRCQQQEFEDKLDLALHYAIELQTLLKKAEERERKIKDDLEEQMNKNHLLVKEKEDEETEIRRQHQETLRQKDKETEKQRECLEELQDNLESALRQEQSLERLLESKEEDLICLKKKESEAQLEVQQLLKDCDMLKEKIQLQEQNRMREEKCLREQLRAQEEALREHDKYMLMMFLHGTAQRNFQLEHIALEHGDDMIEEGKREKCTRGTIGKKDTGNEEDPCEKARETEEKQCKEYWNAQREKNEDYEKQWEGLKHIVEDVLHGDE, from the coding sequence ATGAAGACTTTGTTGGCCCCAGGAACGAATGCCTTCAGAGCCAGAATCCAGCGTCCGTTTGAAAAACTAAGTATGGAGACAGCGAGAGTCTACGGGTATAACGCTTCATTCATCATGTTTGCCACTTACTGCTTTTTGCTACTAGTGCTGTGTTTCTTGTGCTGTGACATGTACGCTTCAATCTGTGAGGACTGTGTAACATTGTTTGGTTCTCAACGGATTAATGTTGGCGTACAGGAAATAATACCATCTTATAATATCGCGGATTCTCGGACTCCTGAAATCTTTGAGGAACAACCCAGCAGCATTGATGCGCCTCGCTTTGCTCTCGCCATCCCTGGGATGGCATTGTTAGCGGGCTTGGCGCTCGCTGCTTTCTGTTGTTACCAGATTAAAGGAACCCGAGTTGACGACCTGGAAGAAATCGTTTCACTAGAAGACAGCATGGAAACGGAAGGTAATGACGACAGTGAGGATGATGCAGAATTCGACAATGATGACGACCTGGACACCGAAATTGACGACAACGAAGACAGCCTGGAattggaagatgaagaagatatCGACCTGGACAATGATGCCGACTTGCACCCCGAAATGGACGATGAGGCTAGGCTGGAAGACAGCCTCGAATTAAAGGAAATTTACGACACCGAAGATGACCTGAGCACGGAAACGGATGAAGAGATGAGACCAGATGAGGACCTGGATAATTGTGAAGTCGCCGTAACACAAATGGAACACCTCTGGAAAGATGCTCAGCAGGAGATCGAACTTTTCCGAAAGCAGCTACTGGAAAGAGATCTGCTGCTTGAAAAGAAAGAAGACGAGGGCAAGGAAATGAAAAGTCATttcgaaaaggaaataaatgagagagacgaAAAAGTCTTCAACCTCCTCCAACAAGATGAACAATTCAGAGGTGAAAAGTACCTGTTGGAACAGGATTTAAGATTGGCTCTAGATCAGCTGGAAACGACGGAAAGGACAAAGAAAGAGCAGACGTCGAAAATAAACTCACTGGAGAACCACCTGCAGGAGAAAGACCTCTTGCTCAAGAGGAGAAACGTGGAGGAGAGCGAGATGAGACGGCTCTTCCAGCAGGAGATggctaaaaaagagagagatctggaGGCCACCTTACAGAAGGAAACAGAACTCAGCCTGAAATTAAAGGAAAGTGAAAATACTAACGAGTTACTTGACTTGGAGAACGAGGAGTTCTGCATGATGACTGAAGAGTTGAGGAACATTTtagctgagaaagagaaggaagtccACCTTCTGAAAGAATCCCTAGCCTTTAAAACTAAAGAATTGGAGGAAGGTCAAGAACAGCGTGAAATAATAGAGAGACGAGTGAAGGAAGTTGAGGATGATAACTCGACTCTCCGAGAAAAGCTGAGGATCGCTGAAGCAGAGAATGTTAACATTCAGCAGATATTAGGAGATGAGCTTCAAGCAATAAAGAACTGGGTGGCCGAACTAGGAagagaaaatgtaaagaataaagaagAGTTAGAAGGAAAGGAGCTGAAAATAATGTTACTGGAAGAATCTTTAAAACAGAAGGAAACCATTTTGCAAGATGCTTTCCATCACTGGAAAGACATTGAAAAGTTGTTGGAAGGAGCAATGGAAAAAGAGACGGAGATGGAGGCTTCGCTAACGACCTTAGAAGCAGAGCTCCAGAAGAGGAACCTTCAAATCGAAGATTTCCTCACAAGAGAAGAAAAGTCAAGGTGTCAACAACAAGAATTCGAGGATAAACTAGACCTAGCTCTCCATTATGCAATTGAGCTGCAGACGTTGCTAAAGAAAGCAGAAGAAAGGGAGAGGAAAATCAAAGATGATTTAGAAGAACAGATGAATAAAAACCATCTGTTAGTTAAAGAAAAGGAAGATGAAGAGACTGAAATAAGAAGGCAACATCAGGAGACTCTGAGGCAAAAGGACAAAGAAACAGAGAAGCAGCGTGAATGCCTGGAGGAACTCCAGGATAACTTGGAAAGCGCTCTGCGTCAAGAACAGAGCCTGGAACGCTTGCTGGAATCTAAAGAAGAAGACCTCATCTgtttgaagaagaaggagagtgaAGCCCAGCTGGAAGTGCAGCAACTTCTCAAGGACTGCGATATGCTGAAAGAAAAGATTCAGCTACAGGAGCAGAATAGAATGAGAGAAGAAAAGTGTCTCAGGGAGCAGCTAAGAGCACAGGAGGAGGCTTTGAGGGAGCATGACAAATACATGTTGATGATGTTTCTACATGGGACTGCTCAGAGGAATTTCCAGCTAGAACACATTGCGCTGGAACATGGAGATGATATGATTGAAGAAGGGAAGCGAGAGAAGTGCACAAGAGGAACAATAGGAAAGAAAGACACAGGGAATGAGGAAGACCCCTGTGAGAAGGCCCGTGAGACAGAAGAGAAACAATGTAAGGAGTACTGGAACGCCCAGCGGGAGAAGAACGAGGATTACGAGAAACAATGGGAAGGCCTCAAGCACATTGTGGAAGATGTTCTTCACGGAGATGAATAA